A region from the Nostoc sp. HK-01 genome encodes:
- a CDS encoding diacylglycerol kinase catalytic region: MNRSACLIFNPVAGQGNPEQELLEIRSLLEPTIDLDIHFTTEEIDADQLAEAAVQRGVDEIIASGGDGTLSAAATAVINTNIPFGIISRGTANAFATALGIPDTIEAACQTILQGVTRDIDVAYCNDRPLILLAGVGFEAETVEKANREAKNRFGIIAYILAGIQQLRELQSFDVEIETDEKIIKTTAAAVTVANAAPPTSVLAQGPAGIIYNDGLLDVTIVAPVNKAGAIAATYHLFQSASAGNAAERDDIGYLRAKHFKITTDPVQKVVVDGELVGTTPIEVKCVPAGLKVFVPTVEEAELAEKLEGLPNLVIELKNPPEGEAETLELKE; encoded by the coding sequence ATGAATCGTTCCGCCTGCCTCATCTTTAATCCAGTTGCGGGTCAAGGCAACCCAGAACAAGAACTGCTAGAGATTCGTTCATTATTAGAACCCACTATTGACTTAGATATTCATTTCACCACAGAAGAAATCGATGCTGATCAACTGGCTGAAGCCGCAGTGCAGCGAGGAGTTGATGAGATTATCGCTTCTGGGGGTGATGGAACACTCTCCGCAGCAGCAACGGCTGTGATTAATACTAATATTCCCTTTGGGATTATTTCGCGGGGGACAGCCAACGCTTTTGCTACAGCTTTGGGAATTCCTGACACAATTGAAGCAGCTTGTCAAACAATTTTACAAGGAGTAACTCGTGATATCGATGTAGCTTATTGCAACGATCGCCCATTAATTTTACTAGCAGGTGTTGGCTTTGAAGCGGAAACTGTGGAAAAAGCCAACCGCGAAGCCAAAAATCGCTTTGGCATTATCGCTTATATCTTAGCTGGTATTCAACAGCTACGAGAATTACAGAGTTTTGATGTCGAAATTGAGACAGACGAAAAAATCATTAAAACCACAGCTGCCGCCGTCACCGTAGCCAATGCAGCACCACCAACATCAGTTTTGGCACAAGGGCCAGCGGGAATTATTTATAATGATGGCTTGTTGGATGTAACAATTGTTGCTCCTGTAAATAAAGCAGGGGCGATCGCCGCAACATATCATTTATTTCAAAGTGCTTCGGCGGGTAATGCAGCTGAACGGGATGATATTGGTTATCTCCGCGCCAAACATTTTAAAATCACTACTGACCCAGTACAAAAAGTTGTCGTAGATGGCGAACTAGTAGGGACAACGCCGATAGAAGTTAAATGTGTTCCCGCTGGGTTAAAAGTGTTTGTCCCAACAGTGGAAGAAGCTGAACTCGCTGAAAAACTCGAAGGACTGCCAAATTTAGTAATTGAGTTAAAAAATCCCCCAGAAGGAGAAGCAGAAACGTTAGAGTTAAAGGAGTAA
- a CDS encoding metallophosphoesterase, which yields MKLVSDPAIAKKIQKMNQRVRWQDPLIKQRGIDQTQLVLEDGQADTPEFSFLVVGDSGSGRHGGQNPQRRVAELALPHLDDCRFMLHTGDVIYLVGSSEYYQQNFIQPYKEYLVGGEHPKKIAYDNMTFRVPILPVPGNHDYYNLPVVFNLLSITTLPIRRLLRSRLDMDVGLHGSATGDAYAKAFLDYLNALKFPGDLDRHLDTHYTAKTDTGRCLAYQPGQFTRLPNRYYTFRYGDIDFFALDSNTFNNPPPIPETAAGDAERITLEQRRQDFEQEKQQILDKSSQLNPDNPNEAEYLDDLYVKLSQIEELIVDIDKQLAPQQTADTDIEQLEWLKNKLIASWHNSQVRGRVVYFHHPPYVTEATKWEQGQTLAIRTRLREVFNAVAETVGDVTQNRPVVDLVLNGHAHCLEYLQTYNTGHADSSMNWIVCGGSGFSLRRQRTEGADLVEENKLIARSHLFVGRNGHGSTKRRPYSCLRIDVTGEKHPRFIVRPLVAEWYQQEWHNHQLEPFVI from the coding sequence TTGAAGCTTGTTTCTGATCCAGCGATCGCCAAAAAAATTCAGAAGATGAACCAGCGCGTCCGCTGGCAAGATCCTTTAATTAAACAGCGGGGTATTGACCAAACTCAGCTTGTACTAGAAGATGGTCAAGCTGATACTCCTGAATTTTCTTTTTTGGTAGTGGGAGATAGCGGTTCTGGTAGACATGGCGGACAAAATCCCCAAAGGCGAGTAGCCGAACTGGCGTTACCTCATCTAGATGACTGCCGTTTTATGCTACATACAGGCGATGTCATTTATTTAGTTGGGTCGAGTGAATATTATCAGCAAAACTTCATTCAACCTTATAAAGAATATCTTGTTGGTGGTGAGCATCCCAAAAAGATTGCTTACGACAATATGACTTTCCGTGTACCGATTCTCCCTGTACCGGGAAATCATGATTACTATAATTTGCCAGTTGTCTTTAACTTGCTATCAATTACAACATTACCAATTCGGCGGTTATTGCGATCGCGCCTGGATATGGATGTTGGTTTACATGGTTCAGCAACAGGTGATGCTTATGCTAAAGCATTTCTTGATTACCTCAACGCCTTAAAGTTTCCTGGCGATTTAGACCGACACTTAGACACACACTACACAGCCAAAACAGACACAGGCCGTTGTTTAGCTTATCAACCAGGACAGTTTACGCGGTTGCCCAATCGTTATTACACTTTTCGTTATGGTGACATTGACTTCTTTGCTTTAGATTCCAATACATTCAACAATCCACCACCAATACCAGAAACCGCCGCAGGCGACGCAGAACGCATCACTTTAGAACAACGCCGCCAAGACTTTGAACAAGAGAAACAGCAAATCTTAGACAAATCCAGCCAGTTAAATCCTGATAACCCCAACGAAGCCGAATATTTAGATGATTTATACGTCAAGCTGTCGCAAATTGAAGAACTAATTGTTGATATTGACAAACAATTAGCACCGCAACAAACAGCCGACACCGATATAGAACAGTTGGAATGGCTGAAAAACAAATTAATTGCATCTTGGCATAACTCCCAAGTGCGCGGACGCGTCGTTTATTTCCATCATCCTCCCTACGTCACCGAAGCAACCAAATGGGAACAAGGACAAACATTAGCAATTCGGACTCGCTTGCGAGAAGTATTTAACGCAGTAGCAGAAACCGTGGGTGATGTAACTCAAAATCGTCCTGTAGTGGATTTAGTCTTAAACGGCCATGCTCATTGTTTAGAATATCTGCAAACATATAACACTGGACACGCAGATTCTTCCATGAACTGGATTGTGTGCGGTGGAAGTGGGTTTAGTTTGCGCCGACAGAGAACTGAAGGCGCTGATTTAGTTGAGGAAAATAAATTAATTGCGCGGTCGCATTTATTTGTAGGTCGCAACGGTCATGGTTCTACAAAACGCCGTCCTTACTCATGTTTGCGAATTGATGTCACAGGCGAAAAACATCCTCGATTCATTGTCCGGCCTTTAGTTGCCGAATGGTATCAGCAAGAATGGCATAATCATCAATTAGAACCTTTTGTAATTTGA
- a CDS encoding thioredoxin: protein MSTEAHIVADIQESEFNTLLTQEKILVVDFTATWCGPCRLISPLMEQLAEEYQGRAKVVKVDVDNNKPLFKQYGLRSIPAVLIFKDGDLVEKIVGVSPYEEFSGAVEKLLG from the coding sequence ATGTCTACCGAAGCGCATATAGTTGCTGACATTCAAGAAAGTGAATTTAATACGCTTTTAACTCAAGAAAAAATTCTAGTTGTTGATTTTACTGCTACTTGGTGCGGCCCATGTCGCCTCATCAGTCCGTTGATGGAACAACTTGCAGAGGAATATCAAGGACGCGCCAAGGTCGTTAAAGTAGACGTAGATAACAACAAACCACTATTTAAACAATATGGTCTCCGCAGCATTCCCGCTGTTTTAATCTTCAAAGATGGTGATTTAGTCGAAAAAATTGTTGGGGTTTCACCTTACGAAGAGTTCAGCGGCGCTGTGGAAAAGCTTCTTGGATAG
- a CDS encoding methionine synthase, translating to MTHPFLERLRSPDSPVLVFDGAMGTNLQTQNLTAEDFGGAQYEGCNEYLVHSKPEAVAKVHRDFLAAGADVIETDSFGSTSIVLAEYDLADQAYYLSKKAAELAKSVAAEFSTPEKPRFVAGSIGPTTKLPTLGHIDFDTMKASFAEQAEALIDGGVDLLLVETCQDVLQIKAALNGIEEAFAKKGDRLPVMVSVTMESMGTMLVGTEISAVVTILEPYSIDILGLNCATGPDLMKPHIKYLAEHSPFVVSCIPNAGLPENVGGQAHYRLTPLELRMSLMHFVEDLGVQVIGGCCGTRPEHIQQLAEIAKELKPKVRQPSLEPAAASIYTTQPYTQDNSFLIVGERLNASGSKKCRDLLNAEDWDGLVSMARAQVKEGAHILDVNVDYVGRDGVRDMHELVSLIVNNVTLPLMLDSTEWEKMEAGLKVAGGKCLLNSTNYEDGEPRFLKVLELAKQYGAGVVIGTIDEEGMARTAERKFAIAQRAYRQAVEYGIPPTEIFFDTLALPISTGIEEDRENGKATIAAIRRIRQELPGCHVILGVSNISFGLSPAARIVLNSVFLHEAMAAGMDAAIVSASKILPLSKIDPRHQEICHQLIYDERKFTGDVCVYDPLGELTTVFAGVSAKRDKGVDENLPIEEILKRHIIDGERIGLEKHLTKALEAYKPLDIINTFLLDGMKVVGELFGSGQMQLPFVLQSAETMKTAVAYLEPFMEKSEAGNNAKGTVIIATVKGDVHDIGKNLVDIILSNNGYKVINLGIKQPVENIIESYNQHKADCIAMSGLLVKSTAFMKENLEIFNEKGITVPVILGGAALTPKFVHDDCQKAYKGKVIYGKDAFSDLHFMDKLMPAKAANNWDDLQGFLDEVIDEPETTQHSALNSQHSTLSTQHGLNAPLPLTALSTEVDTRRSEAVSVDIERPTPPFWGTQLLQLTDIPWEEIFWHLDLQALVAGQWQYRKPKEQSKEEYQAFLAEKVYPILETWKQRIIEENLLHPQVIYGYFPCQAEGNTLYVYETNNSAQVKASFEFPRQKSLRRLCIADFFAPKESGIIDVFPMQAVTVGDVATEFAQKLFADNQYTDYLYFHGLAVQVAEALAEWTHARIRRELGFVAEEPDNIRDVLAQRYRGSRYSFGYPACPNIQDQYKQLDLLETGRINLYMDESEQLYPEQSTTAMIAYHPVAKYFSA from the coding sequence ATGACTCATCCTTTCCTTGAACGCCTGCGTAGTCCTGATAGCCCAGTTCTTGTTTTTGACGGGGCGATGGGGACTAACTTGCAAACTCAAAACCTCACCGCTGAAGATTTCGGCGGCGCACAATATGAAGGTTGTAACGAATATTTAGTTCATTCAAAACCCGAAGCCGTTGCTAAAGTGCATCGTGACTTTCTCGCCGCTGGTGCTGATGTCATTGAAACCGACAGTTTTGGCAGTACCTCAATTGTATTGGCAGAATATGACTTAGCAGACCAAGCCTACTACCTCAGCAAAAAAGCCGCTGAACTTGCCAAAAGCGTCGCCGCTGAATTTTCCACACCAGAAAAACCTCGGTTTGTGGCGGGTTCCATCGGCCCAACAACCAAACTCCCAACCTTGGGACATATTGACTTTGACACGATGAAAGCGTCTTTTGCTGAACAAGCCGAAGCACTAATTGATGGTGGTGTGGATTTATTATTGGTTGAAACTTGCCAAGATGTGCTGCAAATCAAAGCCGCACTGAATGGGATAGAAGAAGCTTTTGCCAAGAAAGGCGATCGCCTACCTGTGATGGTTTCTGTGACAATGGAAAGTATGGGGACAATGCTGGTAGGTACAGAAATCAGTGCTGTCGTGACAATTTTGGAACCTTATTCCATTGATATTCTCGGTTTGAACTGTGCCACAGGCCCAGACTTGATGAAACCACACATCAAGTATTTGGCAGAACATTCGCCCTTTGTGGTTTCTTGTATTCCTAATGCGGGTTTACCAGAGAACGTTGGCGGTCAAGCACACTACCGCTTGACACCGCTAGAATTACGGATGTCATTGATGCACTTTGTTGAAGATTTGGGTGTCCAAGTGATTGGGGGTTGCTGTGGGACACGTCCAGAACACATTCAACAATTGGCAGAAATCGCCAAAGAGTTAAAGCCAAAAGTGCGACAGCCAAGTCTAGAACCTGCGGCGGCATCAATATATACTACTCAGCCTTACACTCAAGACAATTCTTTCTTAATTGTTGGAGAACGTCTCAACGCCAGCGGTTCTAAAAAGTGCCGCGATTTACTCAACGCCGAAGACTGGGACGGATTGGTATCAATGGCGAGGGCGCAAGTCAAAGAAGGCGCACACATCTTAGATGTTAACGTCGATTATGTCGGGCGTGACGGTGTGCGAGATATGCACGAACTCGTTTCGCTCATTGTGAATAATGTTACCCTACCCTTAATGCTCGACTCCACCGAATGGGAAAAAATGGAGGCTGGGTTAAAAGTTGCGGGTGGTAAATGTTTGCTCAACTCCACCAACTACGAAGATGGCGAACCGCGCTTTTTAAAAGTGCTGGAGTTAGCGAAACAATACGGTGCGGGTGTAGTCATTGGCACTATCGATGAAGAAGGTATGGCGCGGACAGCCGAGAGAAAATTTGCGATCGCCCAACGTGCCTATCGTCAAGCTGTAGAATACGGCATTCCTCCCACAGAAATATTCTTTGATACCTTAGCCCTACCAATTTCTACGGGGATTGAAGAAGACCGAGAAAATGGCAAAGCCACCATTGCAGCCATTCGCCGCATTCGCCAAGAATTACCAGGATGTCATGTAATTTTGGGTGTCTCAAATATTTCCTTCGGACTTTCCCCCGCCGCGCGTATTGTCCTCAACTCAGTGTTTCTCCACGAAGCGATGGCGGCGGGAATGGATGCAGCAATTGTCAGCGCCAGCAAAATCTTACCACTGTCTAAAATAGACCCCCGTCATCAAGAAATTTGCCACCAACTAATTTATGATGAACGGAAATTTACGGGTGATGTCTGCGTTTACGATCCTCTAGGAGAGCTTACCACAGTCTTTGCTGGAGTCAGCGCCAAACGTGACAAAGGCGTTGACGAAAATCTCCCCATTGAAGAAATTCTCAAACGCCACATCATTGACGGTGAACGCATCGGTTTAGAAAAGCACCTGACAAAAGCCTTAGAAGCATACAAACCCCTGGATATTATCAACACTTTCTTGCTAGATGGCATGAAAGTAGTCGGTGAATTGTTTGGTTCAGGACAAATGCAGTTACCTTTTGTTTTGCAGTCGGCAGAAACCATGAAAACGGCGGTAGCTTACCTAGAACCGTTCATGGAAAAATCTGAGGCGGGTAATAACGCTAAAGGAACGGTAATTATTGCCACAGTTAAAGGCGATGTTCACGACATTGGCAAAAACTTAGTCGATATTATCTTGTCCAACAACGGTTACAAGGTAATTAACCTGGGCATTAAGCAGCCAGTAGAAAACATCATCGAATCTTACAATCAACACAAAGCTGATTGTATTGCTATGAGTGGTTTGCTAGTGAAGTCAACCGCCTTCATGAAAGAAAACTTAGAGATATTCAACGAAAAGGGAATTACTGTCCCGGTAATTTTAGGCGGTGCAGCGTTAACACCTAAGTTTGTTCATGATGATTGCCAAAAAGCCTACAAAGGTAAAGTCATTTATGGCAAAGATGCTTTTTCTGACTTGCATTTCATGGATAAATTAATGCCAGCCAAGGCTGCAAATAATTGGGATGACTTGCAAGGATTTTTGGATGAAGTCATTGATGAACCAGAAACTACTCAGCACTCAGCACTCAACTCTCAGCACTCAACTCTCAGCACTCAGCACGGGCTAAACGCCCCGCTACCACTAACAGCACTCAGCACTGAAGTAGACACCCGCCGTTCCGAAGCCGTCTCGGTAGATATTGAACGTCCCACGCCGCCATTTTGGGGAACGCAGTTATTACAATTGACTGATATTCCTTGGGAGGAAATATTCTGGCATTTAGATTTACAGGCTTTGGTTGCGGGACAATGGCAATACCGTAAACCGAAGGAACAATCTAAGGAAGAATATCAAGCTTTCTTGGCTGAGAAAGTCTACCCCATTTTAGAAACTTGGAAACAGCGAATTATTGAGGAAAATTTATTACATCCTCAAGTAATTTATGGTTATTTTCCTTGTCAGGCTGAGGGGAATACACTGTATGTTTATGAAACAAACAACTCAGCACAGGTAAAAGCCAGTTTTGAATTTCCCAGACAGAAGTCTTTAAGAAGGCTGTGCATTGCAGATTTCTTTGCACCGAAGGAATCAGGGATAATTGATGTCTTCCCGATGCAGGCGGTAACTGTGGGGGATGTGGCTACAGAATTTGCTCAAAAGCTGTTTGCAGATAATCAATACACAGATTATTTGTATTTCCACGGTTTAGCGGTACAAGTAGCCGAGGCGCTGGCTGAGTGGACACACGCCAGAATTCGCCGCGAGTTAGGTTTTGTTGCTGAGGAACCTGATAATATTCGGGATGTTTTAGCGCAACGCTATCGCGGCTCACGCTATAGTTTTGGTTATCCAGCTTGTCCGAATATTCAAGATCAGTACAAGCAGTTGGATTTGTTGGAGACTGGCAGAATTAATCTGTATATGGATGAAAGTGAACAGCTTTATCCCGAACAGTCTACAACGGCGATGATTGCTTACCACCCAGTAGCGAAGTACTTCAGCGCATAA
- a CDS encoding signal peptidase I, which translates to MIPQETDVKEASASSKVWRSWRENLTLVAIALLLAVFIRTFVAEPRYIPSDSMVPTLYEGDRLVVEKLSYHFQAPATGDIVVFQAPAELQRRGYPKDQAFIKRVIGTPGEIIKVAHGKVYLNNQPLQEDYIAEPANQPFPAVQVPADELFVMGDNRNDSNDSRYWGFLPRQNIIGRAVFRFWPLNRIGFI; encoded by the coding sequence ATGATTCCCCAGGAAACTGATGTAAAAGAAGCTAGTGCGTCATCAAAAGTATGGCGTAGTTGGCGAGAAAATTTAACTTTAGTAGCGATCGCTTTATTATTGGCAGTGTTTATCAGAACTTTTGTGGCGGAACCTCGCTATATACCTTCTGATTCTATGGTGCCTACTTTATATGAAGGCGATCGCTTAGTGGTAGAAAAACTTTCTTACCATTTTCAAGCTCCCGCCACTGGGGATATTGTAGTTTTTCAAGCCCCCGCAGAATTGCAACGTCGCGGCTATCCCAAAGACCAAGCCTTTATTAAACGGGTAATTGGTACACCGGGAGAAATCATTAAAGTTGCTCATGGCAAAGTTTATCTCAACAATCAACCGTTGCAAGAAGATTACATCGCCGAACCTGCAAATCAGCCATTCCCCGCCGTACAAGTTCCGGCTGATGAATTGTTTGTGATGGGAGACAACCGTAACGATAGCAATGACTCTCGTTATTGGGGATTTCTACCAAGACAAAATATTATCGGTCGCGCAGTGTTTCGCTTTTGGCCGCTTAACCGCATTGGATTTATTTAA
- a CDS encoding 3-methyl-2-oxobutanoate hydroxymethyltransferase, with protein sequence MPVTTQQLIQWKQQGRAIAALTAWDYAIAQLIDAAGVDLILVGDSMAVVLGYETTLPITLEEMLFHAKAVRRGVKRALVVVDLPFLTYQESVAQAMHSAGRILKETGAQAVKLEGGYPAMVETIARLVQAGIPVMGHVGLTPQSVHQLGLRQQGKTEAQAERILNEAIALEQAGVFAIVLEHIPADLARNITEKLSIPTIGIGAGADCDGQVLVTSDILGLSAKQPPFAKTYTNLREIITQAVQDYAVEVREGKFP encoded by the coding sequence ATGCCAGTTACTACCCAGCAATTAATTCAATGGAAACAACAGGGACGAGCGATCGCAGCTTTAACAGCTTGGGATTATGCGATCGCCCAACTTATCGACGCGGCTGGTGTAGACTTAATCTTAGTTGGGGACTCGATGGCTGTAGTTTTAGGGTATGAAACTACACTCCCCATCACCCTAGAGGAAATGCTATTTCACGCTAAAGCTGTGCGTCGTGGTGTAAAACGCGCTTTAGTTGTGGTTGATTTACCATTTTTGACTTATCAAGAAAGCGTCGCCCAAGCCATGCACTCAGCCGGCAGAATATTGAAGGAAACTGGAGCGCAAGCCGTTAAATTAGAAGGTGGCTACCCAGCGATGGTTGAGACAATTGCGCGTTTAGTCCAAGCGGGAATTCCCGTGATGGGTCATGTGGGTTTGACACCGCAATCAGTTCATCAACTAGGTTTGCGCCAACAAGGCAAAACCGAAGCACAAGCAGAAAGAATTTTAAATGAAGCGATCGCCTTAGAACAAGCAGGTGTATTTGCTATTGTCTTAGAGCATATCCCCGCAGATTTGGCAAGAAATATCACCGAAAAACTCAGCATTCCCACAATTGGGATTGGTGCGGGGGCTGACTGCGATGGCCAAGTATTAGTTACTTCCGATATTCTCGGTCTTTCCGCCAAGCAACCACCATTTGCCAAAACTTACACCAACCTGCGGGAGATCATCACTCAAGCTGTACAGGATTACGCTGTAGAGGTGCGGGAAGGGAAATTTCCGTAG